The sequence below is a genomic window from Actinokineospora baliensis.
GATGGGGCGGACCTGTTTTGCGTGGGGTGGCGGTGTCCGTAGCGTTGTGCGCTGCAGGGCCATGCTTTTCGGCCCCAGCTTTGCGGTCCTGCCACGGGCAGCGCAGGGGCCCCGCGCAAAACAGGTTCGCCCCATCGAGCACCCCGTACCACCGCGATCCAGCGCAATGCCGAAGGCGAGCCGAAACAAGCAACTTCACCCGCGCAAGCACTCCCGCAGCACCGCCAAGTGCTCCTCCCCCATCCCCCTCCGCGGATCCACCGCGATCAACTCCGTCACCACCCCCTCCCGACCAGCCAAGAACTCCTCCCGCGCAGCCGGATACACATCAAAGTCATCGTCCAACCACACCAACGGCCGACGACCGGCGAACGCCGCAACAGGCCCGTACTTCCACGAAGCCCCCGTGTCCGCACAGTCGACCACCGCGAGCGGCGGTAGCCCGATAGCCGGACCGACCAGCGTGTTCGCCTGGTGGTTCCACGTAGTCGCCCACACCAGCTGAGCAGGACCAGCGTCCAAGAGCGCAGCCCCGTGCCCAGGGTTGAGCCACATCCGCAGCGGGTGCTTCCTGCTCCACCCCCGCAGCCGGAACCGGTGTTCAACGAAACCCGGCGGCTTCTCTTCGGCCGCGAAAGGGTTGAGCGGCCCGTCGACATCGAGGAAGACAAGCATCAGGACTCGGCGCGCCAGCCAGGGGGCGGGTCCTCGCCCACTCGCCCGTCAATGGCTTCCCGCAAGAGGTCCGCGTGGCCGGCGTGGCGCCCGTACTCCTCGATCAAGTCGCACACCAGACGCCGGAGGCTGACGTGGTTGCCGTCCCCATCGGAGAGATGAACCAGCTGGTCCAAGCCCCCGTCGGCCAGCGCCGCAGCAAGGCGTGTTCGAGCGCGGGCGACAGCCTGGTCCCACTGGGCGTAGTGCTCGGCGGGTGTGGCGTCGGTCGGGCCGAATCCCCAGTGCGGGTCGCCGGTCCAGGGGGTGCCGGTGAGGCGGACGGTGAAGATGTGGTCTTCGACGACGGCCAGGTGGCGTAGCAGGGTGCCGATGGTCAGGGTCGACGCGCCGATCCGGGTGGACAGGCCGTCGGCGGAGAGGCCGTCGGCTTTCCAGCGGAACGTGGTGCGCAGGCGGTCGAGTGCGCCGGTGAGGTGTTCGGCCTCGGTGCCCGCGAGCGGGGGCTCCCAGGGGGTGTCGGTCATGAGTCCACTGTAGACGAATCCCGTCACTCGCCTCGGGGCTTGGCGCGCACGTGCATGCGTTCGCCTTGCGGGCCGAAGAGGCTGAGGATCTCCACGGGCGCGGTGCCGGTCGAGCCGAACCAGTGCGGGAGGCGGGTGTCGAACTCGGCGGCTTCGCCGGTTTTGACGAGGATGTCGTGTTCGGCGAGGACGAGCCGCAGGGTGCCGCTGAGCACGTAGAGCCACTCGTAGCCGGAGTGGGTGCGCGGGTCGGGTTCGCTGCGGGTGGTCGGGATGACCATCTTGAACGCCTGCAGTCCGCCGGGGTGTTGGGTGAGCGGCACGATCACCGCGTCGGCGTGTTTGATCGGCTTGAGCCGCACCCTGGGGTCGCCGACCGGTGGCGCGCCGACGAGGTCGTCGAGCGGGACCTGGTAGGCGCGGGCGAGCGGGAGCAGCAGCTCCAGGTTGGGCTTGCGCTCGCCGGACTCCAGCCGGGACAGGGTGCTGACCGAGATGCCGGTGGTCTCGGCCAGCTGGGTCAGCGTGGTGCCCCGGCTCTTGCGCAGCGCCCGCAGCCGGGGGCCCACGGCGGCCAGCACCGCGTCGTCGTCGGTAACCATGACCCCAGTTTGCCATAGCGGCAAGAGTGGTAGGAGAAATTTGCCGCCAGATCGCACCATGGCGGCATGACGAAGCGCTGGGCGTTGGCCGCCCTCTCCCTGACCATCCTGTTGCCGTCGTTGGGCACCAGCGTCGCCAGCGTGGCCGCACCGGCGCTGGCCCGGGTGTTCGGCGCCACCTTCGCCGAGGTCCAGTGGGTGGTGCTCGGCTACCTGGTCGCCATCACGGCGCTGACCGTGGTCGCCGGGTTCCTCGGTGACGCGACCGGCCGCAGACGGCTGTTCCTCGCCGGGATCGTCCTGTTCACGGCGATGTCCGCGGCCTGCGCGGCGGCACCGGCGCTAGGGGTGCTGGTGGCGGCGCGGGCCGGGCAGGGCGCCGGGGCGGCGATCATGATGGCGCTGTCGATGGCCTTCGTCAGCGAGACCGTGCCGAAGGAGCGGATCGGTACCGCGATGGGCCTGCTGGGGACGGCGTCGGCGGTGGGCACGGCGCTCGGGCCGCCGCTGGGCGGGCTGCTGATCGCCACCCTGGGCTGGCAGTCGATCTTCCTGGTCATCACCGCGCTCGGCGCGGTCGCGTACGGCCTCGCGCGGCGGCACCTGCCGGACCAGCCCCAGGCGCCGCGCGCCAAGCTGACCACCGCGGTCCTGCGCGACCGCAAGCTCGTCGCGAACCTGACCATCAGCTCCCTGGCCACGACCGTGCTGATGTCGACGCTGGTCGT
It includes:
- a CDS encoding MFS transporter; translation: MTKRWALAALSLTILLPSLGTSVASVAAPALARVFGATFAEVQWVVLGYLVAITALTVVAGFLGDATGRRRLFLAGIVLFTAMSAACAAAPALGVLVAARAGQGAGAAIMMALSMAFVSETVPKERIGTAMGLLGTASAVGTALGPPLGGLLIATLGWQSIFLVITALGAVAYGLARRHLPDQPQAPRAKLTTAVLRDRKLVANLTISSLATTVLMSTLVVGPFYLSGALGLDAALIGAVLAAGPTVAALSGLPAGRVVDALGTHRTTVLGLTGMAVGCVALAALPASLGIPGYLGPIVVITASFAQFQAANSTAVMTNAPASGRGATSGVLALSRQIGFILGTSAMGTVFTLAAGTSDITAAGPATVATALHVTFATGAAVIAVAVALAHLRQGWARRLEPGAQKTTPTVTSRA
- a CDS encoding helix-turn-helix domain-containing protein, whose product is MVTDDDAVLAAVGPRLRALRKSRGTTLTQLAETTGISVSTLSRLESGERKPNLELLLPLARAYQVPLDDLVGAPPVGDPRVRLKPIKHADAVIVPLTQHPGGLQAFKMVIPTTRSEPDPRTHSGYEWLYVLSGTLRLVLAEHDILVKTGEAAEFDTRLPHWFGSTGTAPVEILSLFGPQGERMHVRAKPRGE
- a CDS encoding mycothiol transferase, which translates into the protein MTDTPWEPPLAGTEAEHLTGALDRLRTTFRWKADGLSADGLSTRIGASTLTIGTLLRHLAVVEDHIFTVRLTGTPWTGDPHWGFGPTDATPAEHYAQWDQAVARARTRLAAALADGGLDQLVHLSDGDGNHVSLRRLVCDLIEEYGRHAGHADLLREAIDGRVGEDPPPGWRAES